DNA from Planctomycetota bacterium:
GGATGTGGTTGTTCGGACGCCCGTAGCCGGCCGCGACGTAGATGTCCCCGTTGGGCGCCACCGCGACCATCGTGGGCTGATAGTCCCCTTCGCCCTTGTAAATCCCCGCCGCCTCGGGCCACGGAAGCGTCAACACCACCTCCCCGTCCAGCGTGGCCTTATACACGCGGTGGCGGCCCGTATGGGCGACGTAGACGAACTCGCGATCCCCTTCCTTGACGATCGCCATCCCGTGCGCGGAGCCGCCGGCGATCTCCTTGCCCCAGGACTTCACGAACGTTCCGTCCGGGTCGAAGACCATCACCGCGTCCGCGTTGTCCGTGTTCACGTAGACGCGGTCCTTCGAGTCCACCTGCACGCACCCGTGCGTGGGCGAAAACGTCTTGCCCTCGGGGAGTTTCGCCCAGCCCCGCACCCACTCGTACCGATGCTCGCCGTCGCCCAGAACGATCCGATCCTGGCCGGCCGCCTCCGCCCACACGCGCTCGGGAAGCGCCGCCGCGGCCACACCCGCCAGGCCGAAGATCCTCATGACCTCGCGGCGCGAAAATTCCCTCTTCATGGCCTCGTTCCTCCCCTGATTCCGAAATCCCCGAACGACCGCACCAGTGTAGGACTCGCGCGGCCGGACTCCAGAAGAATTCGATTCCCCGGGCCCCCTCCGGTCTAATGTTCATGTCCGTGATCGGGATTGCGGATATGGGCCAGACGCTCCGCGGCCAGGTCGGCCCAGGGCGAATCGGGAAATCGGCGGCGCAGCTCCTCCAGATGCGCCACCGCGCGGGCGTCCTCGCCGGCCTCGTGCCGGGACCACCCCGCCACCAGGAGCAGACGGTCCGCCTCCGCGCCGGCCGGATGGGCCGCCAGCGCCTCCTCGGCCCGGCGGGCCGCCTCCGCGGGGCGGCGCTCCAGCGACAAGACCAGCGCCTCCGTCAGAAGCGCCCGATCCTCGCGGCCGCCCTTCCCCTGCGGATCCCGCCGCCGGTACTCCGCCAGATGCTCCCGCGCCTCGACGTTCCGGCCCCGCTGCGCCGCCAGACGGGCCAGCCGCTCATGGGCCGCCGCCTCCTCGCCCGCCGCGAGCTCCAGGACTTTCCGAAAACACGCCTCCGCCCGCCGCGCGCTGCCGAGCGCCTCGTAGGCTTCCCCGAGCGCCAGCCGCGGCCCCGGCTCCGCCGGACGGCGCGCGGCGTCCTCCCGCGCCGCCCGCAGCCGCGGATAGCCTTCCTCCGTCCGGCGCAGGAACCGGAGCAAGGCCTCCGCCTCCGCAAAACCCGGAAGAACCCCCACCACGTCCCCCTCGGCGTCGAAGACGCAGGTCGCCAATCCCCCCGCCGTTCCCACCGCCTCACGAAACAGCTCCGGGCGGGCCTCGACCTCCACGTTCACGCACACGAACCGCTCGGCCGCCCGGCGCGCGACGCGCGGATCGCGAAACGTCCGCTCGCTCATCGCCGCCGCCAGGGGACGCCCTTCCGCCCGGAAATGGACGAGAACCAGGCGCCCCGACGCCCGCGCCTCGGCGAGGGCGGCCTCGTAATCGTGCCGCCAGGAGATCCCCTCCTGGCCGATCGCTCCCGCCAGGATCACTCCGAAAGCGATTCCAGCCACGGCGAAATCAACCCCACGCCGAAAATCCGCTCGACCAGGAACGTCAGTCCCAGCACCAGAATCGCCGACGAGCCCGCGACGAGCAATCTGCGGTGGCGCCGGTCGTCCCCGCCCCGCGCCCACTGAAGAAGCGGGAACGCCACCAGCAGAATCGCGATCTGCCCGAGCTCCACCCCCACGTTGAACGCCACCACCGGAAGGACGATCCCGGAGACGTCCTGCAAATGATCCCGCAGGACGCTCGAAAATCCCAGGCCGTGCACGAGCCCGAAGGCGAACGTCAGGAGCCAGCGGTGCCGGGCCTCCCGGATCACGAAGTTCTCCGCCGCCACGTACGCCACCGAAGCCGCAATGAGCGCCTCCGTCACCCGCGGCTCCACGCGCAGGACCTCGAAGGCCGCCAGAAGCAAGGTCACGCTGTGGGCCACCGTGAACGAGGTGACGATCTTGACCATCTCCCCCGCCCGCCGCGCGGCCAGCAGCAGCGCCAGAAGGAAGGCGATGTGATCATATCCGATGAAGATGTGCTTCATCCCCCACAGCACGAAGTCCCCGGCCACGAGCCAGAAGGGCGGATCGAGCCGCAGGTACGTGAACTCCAGCTCGGCGGGACCCACGCGGACGTAATCGCGCGCTCGGTCGCCCCAGACGACGGTCACCAGCGCTCGGTGCGAGGAGGTCACCGTGGCGAAGAACGCGAAACTCGCCTTGGCGCGGCGCACGCCGGCCGGCGCCCGGAAGACGAATTCCTGCCGGATCCGGGCGATATAGGGCTCTCCGGTGGCCAGAAACGGCTCATAGACGGGCGAAAGTTCCCCCGCTTCGGGCTCGACGCGAACCCCGTCGATCTCGAGCGCGATGCAGGACTTGAGGTAGCGGACGATCTCCGGCTCGACCTCCCGCAGATGCTCCTCGGAAAGATCCAGCGGCGCCGCCGGAAACTTCACGCCCACGCGCTCGAGGGCCGGAATCCCCACGTCCACCCGCCAGACCACGCGACCGTCGAGCACCTGAATCCGGGACGTGCTCACCTTTTCGTCGTGGACGGCCGCGAGGGCCGCCAGCAGAACCGCCGTCAGCGTCATCGCTCTTTATACGTGGAACGTCGCGGACCTTCGGCGTACTATAGCTGAATTCCCTGGGCGGCCGAACCCTTTCGATCCAAGGGGGGCCCGCACCGGCGTCCGGGTAAGGAGAAAAACATGCTGGCACATGCACCCAAGCGCATCGCGGGCGCGTTCGCCGCCGTCGCCGCCGGGCTCAGCCTCCTGGCGATCGCCGCGGCCCGCGCCGAATCCCCGTCGTCCCGGGAACAGGCCAAGGTCGCCGCCGACATGGCCCGCGCGGCACAGGACTTCCTGGCGGCGCTTTCGCCCGAGCAGAAGGCCAAGGCGGCTTTCGAGTTCAAGGACGCCGAGCGCTTCAACTGGCACTTCATCCCGCGCGAGCGAAAGGGACTCCCCCTCAAGGAAATGAACCCCGAACAGCGCAAGCGGGCGCAGGCGCTCCTCGAGACCGGTCTCAGCCGGGCCGGCGTCGAGAAGGCTCTCGTCATCATGAGCCTGGAACAGATCCTGCGGGAGATCGAGGGGCGGCCGATCCGCGATCCGGAACTCTACTATGTGTCCCTCTTCGGCGCCCCCGAAGCGCGCAAGACCTGGGGCTGGCGCATCGAGGGACACCATCTGTCGCTCAATTTCACGATCGTGGAAGGCCGCACGATCGCCGCGGCGCCCTCCTTCTTCGGCGCCAACCCGGCCGAGGTCAAAAGCGGCCCGCGTCAGGGCCTGCGGGCCCTCGCCGTCGAGGAGGATCTGGCGCGGCGGCTGGCCAAGTCCCTGACGCCGGAGCAGCGCGCGCTCGGCCTCGTCGCCGCGGAGGCGCCCAAGGACATCCTCCTTGTCCCGAAAGAGAAGGTGCGCCTGCTGGAGCCCGCGGGAATTCCGCTGCCGAAGCTCGAGCCGGCCCAGGCCAAGCTCCTGAAGGACCTTGTGCGCGGCTACGCCGAGCGCCTGAGGAGCGAGCTGTCGGAACGCGACCTCTCCCGCATCGAGCAGGCGGGATGGGACCGCGTCCACTTCGCCTGGGCGGGCGGCCTCGAGCCCGGCCATGGCCATTACTACCGCGTGCAGGGACCGACCTTCGTCCTCGAGTACGACAACACCCAGAACAACGCCAATCACATCCACACCGTCTGGCACGATCTCACGGAGAACTTCGGCGGCGACCCGCTGCGCGAGCACTACGAGAAGGAGCACAAGTAGAATGGCCGCCGTCCTTTGGGCCGTCCTCCTGACGGCCGCGGCGCAGGCGGAGACCCCCGTCTCCGCCCCGCTCCCTCCGGGCGTGGATCCCTCCGGCCCCTGGAAACTCGTGCGGGTCCGGGACGGCGCGGAAGTGCCCGTGCAGATCGACCGTTCAGACGCGCCCCGCGCGGTCTGGATTCACCGCGGCGCGGCCGGCGCGAATGAGGAATACCGTCTCCACCCCGGAAAGCCGTCCCCCTTTCCCGCCGTGGAAGCGGCGGACGCCGACGGAAAACACGTCGTGGTGAGCTTCCGGGGACGGAACATCTTCCGCTACACCTTCGCGCCCGTCGAGCCGCCGTCCGGCGTGGACCCGGTCTTCACCCGCAGCGGCTATCTCCACCCGATCTGGACGCCCGACGGCCGGGTTCTCTCGAACGACTTCCCCGCCAAGCATCTCCATCACCACGGAATCTGGTTCGCCTGGACGAGCGCGGAATTCGAAGGGCGCAAGTCCGACTTCTGGAATTCCAAGGAACGCCAGGGGCGAATCGAAGCGGTAAAGATCGAGGAGACGTTTTCCGGCCCCGTCTTCGGCGGATTCCGCGCCCGTCACCGCTGGCTGAACCTGAACTCCCCCGGCGGGCCCAAGCCGGCGCTCGAGGAGGTGTGGGAGGTGCGCGCGTACGCGGTCGAAGGCGTTTTCGTTTTCGACCTCGTCTCCACGCAGACGTGCGCCTCGGAGGCGCCGCTCCGGATCCGCAAGTACCATTACGGCGGGCTCGGGTTCCGCGGATCCGGAGAATGGGAAGGAAAGGACGGGTGCGCCTTCCGCACGAGCGAAGGCCGCGGGCGTCAGGACGGGCACGCGACGACGGCCCGGTGGTGCGTGATGAGCGGAACCCTCGGGGGGCGCCCCGCCTCGATCGCCTTCCTGGGTCATCCCGCGAACTTCCGGTTCCCTCAGGGCATGAGGATCCACCCCGACGAGCCCTTCTTCAACTGGTGCCCCGCGCAGGGCGGGGATTTCTCCATCGAGCCGGGGGCGCCGTACGTTTCGCGATATCGGTTCGTGGTGTCGGACGCGGTTCTCCCGGACGCGGCGGCGGAGGCGTTCTGGAAAGGATATGCGGCGCCTTCCGTGACGCTTTCGGCGCCGCGCTGACGCCCGGGGCTGTTGACCTCCGCGAGGGCCGGACGCTACCATAGCCGTGCGATGGCCCTCGAAGCCCTG
Protein-coding regions in this window:
- a CDS encoding DUF3500 domain-containing protein, which gives rise to MLAHAPKRIAGAFAAVAAGLSLLAIAAARAESPSSREQAKVAADMARAAQDFLAALSPEQKAKAAFEFKDAERFNWHFIPRERKGLPLKEMNPEQRKRAQALLETGLSRAGVEKALVIMSLEQILREIEGRPIRDPELYYVSLFGAPEARKTWGWRIEGHHLSLNFTIVEGRTIAAAPSFFGANPAEVKSGPRQGLRALAVEEDLARRLAKSLTPEQRALGLVAAEAPKDILLVPKEKVRLLEPAGIPLPKLEPAQAKLLKDLVRGYAERLRSELSERDLSRIEQAGWDRVHFAWAGGLEPGHGHYYRVQGPTFVLEYDNTQNNANHIHTVWHDLTENFGGDPLREHYEKEHK
- a CDS encoding PmoA family protein yields the protein MAAVLWAVLLTAAAQAETPVSAPLPPGVDPSGPWKLVRVRDGAEVPVQIDRSDAPRAVWIHRGAAGANEEYRLHPGKPSPFPAVEAADADGKHVVVSFRGRNIFRYTFAPVEPPSGVDPVFTRSGYLHPIWTPDGRVLSNDFPAKHLHHHGIWFAWTSAEFEGRKSDFWNSKERQGRIEAVKIEETFSGPVFGGFRARHRWLNLNSPGGPKPALEEVWEVRAYAVEGVFVFDLVSTQTCASEAPLRIRKYHYGGLGFRGSGEWEGKDGCAFRTSEGRGRQDGHATTARWCVMSGTLGGRPASIAFLGHPANFRFPQGMRIHPDEPFFNWCPAQGGDFSIEPGAPYVSRYRFVVSDAVLPDAAAEAFWKGYAAPSVTLSAPR
- a CDS encoding HupE/UreJ family protein, whose amino-acid sequence is MTLTAVLLAALAAVHDEKVSTSRIQVLDGRVVWRVDVGIPALERVGVKFPAAPLDLSEEHLREVEPEIVRYLKSCIALEIDGVRVEPEAGELSPVYEPFLATGEPYIARIRQEFVFRAPAGVRRAKASFAFFATVTSSHRALVTVVWGDRARDYVRVGPAELEFTYLRLDPPFWLVAGDFVLWGMKHIFIGYDHIAFLLALLLAARRAGEMVKIVTSFTVAHSVTLLLAAFEVLRVEPRVTEALIAASVAYVAAENFVIREARHRWLLTFAFGLVHGLGFSSVLRDHLQDVSGIVLPVVAFNVGVELGQIAILLVAFPLLQWARGGDDRRHRRLLVAGSSAILVLGLTFLVERIFGVGLISPWLESLSE
- a CDS encoding thioredoxin family protein; the encoded protein is MAGIAFGVILAGAIGQEGISWRHDYEAALAEARASGRLVLVHFRAEGRPLAAAMSERTFRDPRVARRAAERFVCVNVEVEARPELFREAVGTAGGLATCVFDAEGDVVGVLPGFAEAEALLRFLRRTEEGYPRLRAAREDAARRPAEPGPRLALGEAYEALGSARRAEACFRKVLELAAGEEAAAHERLARLAAQRGRNVEAREHLAEYRRRDPQGKGGREDRALLTEALVLSLERRPAEAARRAEEALAAHPAGAEADRLLLVAGWSRHEAGEDARAVAHLEELRRRFPDSPWADLAAERLAHIRNPDHGHEH